In Leucoraja erinacea ecotype New England unplaced genomic scaffold, Leri_hhj_1 Leri_852S, whole genome shotgun sequence, the DNA window ggccgaatggcctactcctgcacctaatttctatgtttctatgataaaccAGTAAGTTGtccttcatgtgtgtgtgtgtgtgtaggatggtgctagtgtgtgggttgcacggactgggtgggctgaagggtctctaaactaaaaaaaaaaaaagaactcatttgcaggaaggaactgcagatgctggtttcaccatataaccatataccaattacagcacggaaacaggccatctcggcccttctagtccgtgccgaacacttactctcacctagtcccatctacctgcactcagaccataaccctccattcctttcccgtccatatacctatccaatttatttttaaatgataaaaacgaacctgcctccaccacttccactggaagctcattccacacagctaccattctctgagtaaagaagttccccctaaactgattggggatgattacaccgaagatagacacaaaaggctggagtaactcagcgggacagcaggcagcgtctctggagagaaggaacgggggaCGTTCCgtctgggtggagacccttcttcaggctgggagtcggggggggggggggggggggggggggggggagaccagtGATATGGGAGGGTTAAAAATAGCTCAGTTCTTCCTGGGTTGCTTTTAGGATTTGATCAGGATTACCAACTCCAGTGCAAAAGACAAAATCGGGGGGGGGTTggaaggaggtggggggtggagatggggggtgaggggttggggggtgaggggttggggggatgtgtgggggggtgggggggtgtgggggagaggggagtggtggggggggagaggggggggtgggggtggggggtggggggagggtggggtgggggggggggtggagggggggtgggggtggggggtggggggggggtgggggggggtgggggtggggggggggggggaggggtggggggggggggggaggggtggggggggggggggggggggggcgtggggtggggggggagggggggggggggtggaggtggtggaggtgggggggaggggtggggaggggggtgggggagaggggggtgcgggggtggagatggtggaggtggaggggtcaGGGGGATGTTGGGTGGTCCGTGGCAAGATCACACCCATTCAGTGATAGTGTCCATTGATGTTGTTGATGCCAGCGATGTTCCCAATGGTGCCCAGGTGCCCCCCACCCACGGGGCTGAAGTGGGAGGGGGTCTGTAGCCCGTGACCCGGGTACATAGCCGGGGCAGACCCCGACCAGTAGGAGAAGCCGGAGGGCGAGACGTTGGAGGTGACCAGGTTGAGTTTGGGGATGTCGGAGAAGGGGATGTGGGCCAGGTTGGTCTGGAACTTGTAGAGGGCGTGCTCGGCGGCGGAGGGCTGGCACACCTGCGCCAGGCCGTGGAAGTCGAACTTGTAGGCGTAGCGCTTGCCGTGGATCTTGGTCATGATGTTCTTGTCATAGTAGTAACGCAGGGCCCGGCTCAGCTTGTCGTAGTTCATGTTGGGCTTGCTCTTGCGCTCCCCCCAGCGCCGCGCCACCTCGTCAGGGTCGGTCAGCTTGAACTCTCCGTTAGTGCCTTCCCAGGCGATGCAGTTCACGTTGGCGCTGTCCGACAACAGCTC includes these proteins:
- the fev gene encoding LOW QUALITY PROTEIN: protein FEV (The sequence of the model RefSeq protein was modified relative to this genomic sequence to represent the inferred CDS: inserted 1 base in 1 codon), which encodes IAVFPPDRLXDNILKEGKQGAWGSLSPGYRKVSGQIQLWQFLLELLSDSANVNCIAWEGTNGEFKLTDPDEVARRWGERKSKPNMNYDKLSRALRYYYDKNIMTKIHGKRYAYKFDFHGLAQVCQPSAAEHALYKFQTNLAHIPFSDIPKLNLVTSNVSPSGFSYWSGSAPAMYPGHGLQTPSHFSPVGGGHLGTIGNIAGINNINGHYH